One part of the Haliotis asinina isolate JCU_RB_2024 chromosome 2, JCU_Hal_asi_v2, whole genome shotgun sequence genome encodes these proteins:
- the LOC137272131 gene encoding ribosomal RNA-processing protein 8-like, translating to MKSSVNTGKVKSSVNTGKMKSSVNTGKVKSSVDTGKMKNNVNNLKVKSSVDTGKMKNSVNNLKVKSSVDTGKMKNSVNNLKVKSSVNTGKMKNNVNNLKVKSSVNTGKVKNSVDTGKVKNNVNNLKVKSSVDTGKMKNSVNNLKVKSSVDTGKMKNSVNNLKVKSSVNTGKMKNNVNNLKVKSSVNTGKVKSSVDTGKVKSCANYSIVRKNTP from the coding sequence ATGAAGAGCAGTGTGAACACCGGTAAAGTGAAGAGCAGCGTGAACACCGGTAAAATGAAGAGCAGTGTTAACACCGGTAAAGTGAAGAGCAGCGTGGACACCGGTAAAATGAAGAACAACGTGAACAACCTCAAGGTGAAGAGCAGCGTGGACACCGGTAAAATGAAGAACAGCGTGAACAACCTCAAGGTGAAGAGCAGCGTGGACACCGGTAAAATGAAGAACAGCGTGAACAACCTCAAGGTGAAGAGCAGCGTGAACACCGGTAAAATGAAGAACAACGTGAACAACCTCAAGGTGAAGAGCAGTGTGAACACCGGTAAAGTGAAGAACAGCGTGGACACCGGTAAAGTGAAGAACAACGTGAACAACCTCAAGGTGAAGAGCAGCGTGGACACCGGTAAAATGAAGAACAGCGTGAACAACCTCAAGGTGAAGAGCAGCGTGGACACCGGTAAAATGAAGAACAGCGTGAACAACCTCAAGGTGAAGAGCAGCGTGAACACCGGTAAAATGAAGAACAACGTGAACAACCTCAAGGTGAAGAGCAGTGTGAACACCGGTAAAGTGAAGAGCAGCGTGGACACCGGTAAAGTGAAGAGTTGCGCGAATTACTCCATAGTGAGGAAAAACACACCGTGA